A single window of Drosophila suzukii chromosome 3, CBGP_Dsuzu_IsoJpt1.0, whole genome shotgun sequence DNA harbors:
- the bora gene encoding protein aurora borealis encodes MYNDEVRTPQALKNRYFTNLSGLKCRARRNSHTNSSTSTASSATPTNGGKENGKCSPQMSGNVCTPPPKRLQKVRNPFEGAMADRLHLPLIASPSLFRSRTPQLSSTQFEWNIDEVSQLKPADVEPHETQFHDSPDPEQESKAQLAISAFFKESHIVPSPVDCPLRKQRIILNHSEDSTPISNKSRRKRDCEVQTELTLPPILPKALEEALRPYFQPHLAGRLSGRSKSSGGHDIFNSSMRRKLFDLHNVIVLGEQDPPEQSSPMVGSSPQGKQTMFAGRLSDSASGEGSFGCLSPIRNLCGLPPGTPDDGNCSGKRKLLMHELELPSPIAPSEHLSRRLVYSKVEVSTTEQQETLSERTALKFTPDRSSSPMGALEHSDCSINQRVSRLRVNSTRQVILEAGDQPLFEETEEEEEAESEEDEEEAERMQLSTLSFNCSSSNSDTPRGHKRHRSAQRKNLSQSFSANLEEEDDQAQEPGANQQAEPPAVVVPQQGPRIPLYRTDSGFNETSSTSTFACSQDLPLDVSMACCSTPSTRS; translated from the exons ATGTACAACGACGAGGTGCGAACGCCCCAGGCCCTCAAGAACCGATATTTCACCAATCTCAGCGGCCTGAAGTGCCGGGCGCGCCGGAACAGCCACACAAACAGCAGCACTTCGACGGCGTCGTCGGCAACGCCAACGAATGGCGGcaaggaaaatggaaaatgcagCCCCCAGATGTCGGGAAATGTGTGCACCCCGCCCCCGAAGCGGCTGCAGAAGGTGCGCAATCCCTTTGAAGGAGCCATGGCCGATCGTCTGCACCTGCCGCTGATTGCCAG TCCCTCGCTTTTCCGCTCAAGGACACCGCAACTTTCGTCCACCCAGTTCGAGTGGAACATTGACGAGGTCTCCCAGCTAAAACCGGCCGATGTGGAGCCCCACGAGACGCAGTTCCACGACTCCCCCGATCCCGAGCAGGAATCCAAGGCCCAGTTGGCCATCAGTGCCTTTTTTAAGGAGTCGCACATTGTGCCCAGTCCCGTGGACTGTCCGCTGCGGAAACAGCGCATTATACTCAACCACAGCGAGGATAGCACCCCTATATCCAATAAGTCGCGGCGGAAGCGGGACTGCGAGGTACAAACGGAACTCACCCTGCCACCCATACTGCCTAAAGCGCTGGAGGAGGCCCTGCGTCCTTATTTCCAGCCCCATCTAGCCGGCCGTCTGTCTGGCAGGAGCAAATCGAGCGGTGGCCACGACATCTTCAACAGTTCCATGCGTAGGAAACTCTTCGATCTTCACAATGTCATTGTTTTGGGCGAACAAGATCCCCCCGAGCAGTCGTCGCCCATGGTGGGCTCCAGTCCGCAAGGCAAGCAAACCATGTTTGCGGGCAGACTCTCGGATTCCGCGTCGGGAGAAGGTAGTTTCGGTTGCCTGTCGCCCATCAGAAACCTCTGCGGTCTGCCGCCAGGAACCCCGGATGATGGCAACTGCTCGGGAAAGAGGAAACTGTTAATGCACGAGTTGGAGCTGCCATCGCCCATAGCTCCTTCCGAGCATCTTAGCCGGCGATTGGTGTACTCCAAGGTGGAGGTCAGCACTACGGAGCAGCAAGAAACCTTGTCAGAGCGGACGGCTTTGAAGTTCACGCCCGACAGGAGCTCCTCGCCCATGGGCGCGCTGGAGCACTCGGATTGCAGCATCAATCAGCGGGTCAGTCGGCTGCGGGTGAACAGCACTCGACAGGTGATATTGGAGGCAGGGGATCAGCCGCTTTTCGAGGAAAccgaagaggaggaggaggctgAATCCGAGGAGGATGAGGAAGAGGCCGAGAGGATGCAGCTGTCCACCCTGAGCTTCAATTGCAGCTCCTCCAATTCGGATACTCCGCGCGGCCATAAGAGACATCGTTCGGCACAACGCAAGAATCTCTCGCAATCGTTCAGTGCCAATTTGGAGGAGGAAGATGATCAGGCACAGGAACCGGGTGCTAACCAGCAAGCGGAGCCACCCGCAGTTGTAGTGCCCCAGCAAGGACCCAGGATTCCGCTCTATCGTACGGACAGCGGCTTCAACGAGACCTCCAGCACATCGACCTTCGCCTGCTCCCAGGATCTGCCCTTGGATGTGTCCATGGCCTGCTGCTCCACACCCTCCACCCGATCTTGA
- the LOC108007738 gene encoding uncharacterized protein: protein MWTNLVPVLGAVIFFNIISNEAVVFRFKNFECKTYNQSWFVFQHCRLKAVSRDRVLLNMNGTVLHPVHNIHLHAKMFKRASGFKPWLLDSTIDVCRFVRKHYDPFIGIVFNIFKEFSNFNHTCPYVGPQVVKDFYLRPELLIVPLPTGEYMLAMQWYFDKKLQFDTNVTFVFEEDLLKRS, encoded by the exons ATGTGGACCAATTTAGTACCTGTCCTCGGAgcagttatattttttaatataatatcaAAT gaagcagttgtctTCAggtttaagaatttcgaatgcAAAACTTATAACCAATCGTGGTTCGTTTTCCAACACTGCCGTCTAAAGGCTGTTAGTCGTGATAGGGTTTTGCTCAATATGAACGGAACTGTTCTTCACCCGGTCCATAATATACATCTCCATGCCAAGATGTTTAAAAGGGCCAGCGGTTTTAAGCCGTGGTTATTGGACTCCACTATAGATGTCTGCAGGTTTGTGCGAAAGCACTACGATCCATTCATAGGCATCGtctttaatattttcaaagaatTTTCGAACTTTAATCACACCTGTCCGTATGTG GGTCCACAAGTTGTGAAAGATTTTTATCTGAGACCGGAACTATTAATTGTGCCCCTTCCAACTGGGGAGTACATGTTGGCAATGCAGTGGTACTTCGATAAGAAGCTACAGTTCGATACCAACGTTACTTTTGTTTTTGAGGAGGATCTGCTCAAAAGGTCTTAG